A single window of Methanothermobacter marburgensis str. Marburg DNA harbors:
- a CDS encoding DUF2117 domain-containing protein — protein sequence MRIGVVVHGPQIVDSGYAAKLIDFLKKYGEVRARLGGTMGRTAVYDAHLEDVIDISEKRLPSESVDLFADEGAGIVVLMNYGKSRITGHGFGYKVFQRSEKKPPVVQIERPGEPDGSVVAWKREAESFAEKLARELELEMVDPEEVCREIFHGEPCGEQKPDRREYRRLVGVSENENIFVNGIVVGVSTSDDVTLVAEDGVITEIIGGKIKEHGVEKLGRVNLKDAVVKTGLLRRSEVKPRKVKVRENNKKKYRVSFLNHAAEDIYMLHDSDLVVTVGDDTTLVAADILYRFDVPIIGITDGDIDRVVKKGFKCADSIIIEFEEGWDDIVGERIHRELFRGKKTIETNDLETFKRDLLQIIDNIGASYTVRYT from the coding sequence ATGAGAATAGGCGTGGTTGTCCACGGACCACAGATAGTTGACTCAGGATACGCAGCAAAACTTATAGATTTTCTAAAAAAATATGGGGAGGTCAGGGCAAGACTGGGGGGCACCATGGGGCGGACCGCGGTCTATGACGCCCACCTTGAGGATGTTATAGACATCTCAGAGAAGAGACTCCCAAGTGAATCGGTTGACCTCTTTGCAGATGAGGGCGCCGGCATTGTTGTCCTCATGAATTACGGAAAGTCCCGTATCACAGGGCATGGATTTGGATACAAGGTTTTCCAGAGATCAGAAAAAAAACCGCCAGTTGTTCAGATAGAAAGACCAGGTGAACCCGATGGAAGTGTTGTGGCATGGAAGAGGGAGGCCGAGTCATTCGCAGAGAAACTGGCACGTGAACTTGAACTCGAGATGGTGGATCCAGAGGAGGTATGCAGGGAGATCTTCCATGGAGAGCCATGCGGTGAACAGAAGCCTGACAGAAGGGAGTACCGGAGGCTCGTGGGTGTCTCAGAGAATGAGAACATATTCGTAAATGGTATAGTAGTGGGGGTCTCAACGTCAGACGACGTCACCCTCGTCGCAGAGGACGGCGTGATCACTGAGATAATAGGTGGGAAGATAAAGGAACACGGGGTTGAAAAGCTTGGAAGGGTTAACCTCAAGGACGCGGTAGTGAAGACGGGACTTCTCCGCCGCTCCGAGGTAAAACCCAGAAAGGTGAAGGTAAGGGAAAATAATAAAAAGAAGTACCGGGTTTCGTTCTTAAACCACGCAGCAGAGGACATATACATGCTCCATGACTCTGATCTTGTTGTCACGGTTGGAGATGATACAACGCTCGTGGCTGCAGATATACTCTACAGATTCGATGTTCCCATAATAGGGATAACAGACGGTGATATAGATAGGGTGGTTAAGAAGGGCTTCAAATGCGCAGATTCGATCATAATAGAGTTTGAGGAGGGATGGGACGATATAGTTGGTGAAAGAATCCACAGGGAGCTCTTCAGGGGTAAAAAAACCATTGAAACCAATGATTTGGAAACTTTTAAAAGGGATCTACTACAGATTATAGATAATATAGGTGCAAGCTACACCGTGAGATACACCTAA
- a CDS encoding methanogenesis marker 2 protein, producing MDLDDIIHSLKNFEGVTRKRPIRNIVSILNDAFSVSGKTHLGYGDDASAIRIGDGKLLLLAADGIWGRLMEADPHWAGYCSVLVNVNDIAAMGGKPVGMVNVLSIKSRETCYSVMEGIREGAEKFGVPMVGGHVHPDTPYDALDVSIAGIASEDALITSCDAEPGDRVIVGIDLDGRPHPSFPLNWDTTTHKTPEEVQFQIEVMSIIAERKLVTAGKDISNPGTLGTLGMLLEASDVGARVELESIPRNRSVKWEDWLRMYPGSGFVLTARPENVAECIELLESAGITASDAGEIVSERKLHLVHDNDERVLFDFERDIITGVIEEKI from the coding sequence TTGGATTTAGATGATATCATCCATTCCCTTAAAAATTTTGAGGGTGTAACAAGAAAACGGCCAATAAGAAATATAGTTTCTATTCTTAATGATGCATTCAGTGTCTCGGGAAAAACACATCTCGGTTACGGTGATGATGCATCGGCCATCAGGATTGGCGACGGAAAACTTCTTTTACTGGCAGCAGATGGAATATGGGGGCGTCTGATGGAGGCTGACCCCCACTGGGCCGGTTACTGTTCTGTACTTGTTAATGTTAACGATATTGCAGCCATGGGCGGTAAACCCGTGGGCATGGTCAACGTTCTCTCAATTAAATCACGGGAGACCTGTTACAGTGTGATGGAGGGTATAAGAGAGGGGGCAGAGAAGTTCGGGGTCCCAATGGTGGGGGGCCACGTGCACCCTGACACACCCTACGATGCACTGGATGTTTCAATTGCAGGTATAGCATCGGAGGATGCTCTCATAACAAGCTGTGACGCAGAACCCGGTGACAGGGTTATAGTGGGCATAGACCTCGATGGAAGGCCACACCCATCATTTCCCCTTAACTGGGACACAACCACCCATAAAACACCTGAAGAGGTGCAGTTCCAGATTGAGGTAATGTCCATCATCGCAGAAAGAAAGCTGGTAACTGCAGGTAAGGATATAAGCAACCCGGGGACCCTTGGAACACTGGGGATGCTGCTTGAGGCATCGGATGTGGGCGCACGGGTGGAACTGGAATCAATACCACGTAACAGATCAGTTAAGTGGGAGGACTGGCTTCGAATGTACCCTGGCTCAGGTTTTGTGCTGACAGCACGCCCAGAAAATGTTGCTGAATGTATTGAACTGCTCGAGTCTGCCGGAATAACCGCATCAGACGCCGGGGAGATAGTATCCGAAAGAAAACTCCACTTAGTCCATGATAATGATGAAAGGGTCCTCTTTGACTTTGAAAGGGACATCATAACAGGTGTGATAGAAGAAAAAATATGA
- the mmp3 gene encoding methyl-coenzyme M reductase-associated protein Mmp3, whose amino-acid sequence MFVKVNGLDVELPEGATVRDAIDATGAPYVKGALVGLISGTRELERTIDTYRIKTTAGSILIELLPEEAPEIVETWREVYSNLENLRIRWTTPSEISMGPLKTELEPSRKEFFYDENEVIMSLSGFSPDSTHIIISRDPHSSVYGAPAENRGVFARVTGGGRTIERLTDRDVIRSVEPVVERKSIVESAAVTDLETPLEDGNQIFTYVKVKPSHESPQSVEHFFTMVEEGKLRVDYEANSFIGFYSLQGIKKDPEKIAKRNRGTVTLRNTGRGAGRVYIYREDRVSTPSHNLIGNVTDGMELVDIAGEGDHITVECEPGRIMTVSMTQKEAEEYLKGYGVEQIRDGIMVDDAIVVAQDPPYTMDILKEGRVRTVGIEADKILEVELDPDAPRSSWYFRRLTGLIDTPIGSLKVHFAFPGMKVVMFEGDRSLAKGLVPEKTPENCVKKGSIGITNMSRRHIGMVGVRLEDNDEYGPTGEPFNGTNIIGRIIEGLENVEKFKEGDTVYVRERKKP is encoded by the coding sequence ATGTTTGTTAAGGTTAATGGACTGGATGTTGAACTCCCGGAGGGGGCCACAGTGAGGGATGCCATCGATGCTACAGGAGCCCCCTATGTGAAAGGCGCCCTTGTGGGCCTCATAAGCGGCACAAGGGAACTTGAAAGGACAATAGACACATACCGGATCAAAACAACAGCAGGAAGCATCCTGATTGAACTGCTCCCTGAGGAAGCACCTGAAATCGTTGAGACATGGAGGGAGGTCTACAGCAACCTTGAAAACCTCCGTATAAGGTGGACAACCCCATCCGAGATTTCAATGGGACCCCTGAAAACAGAACTGGAGCCGTCAAGGAAGGAATTCTTCTACGACGAGAATGAGGTTATAATGAGCCTCTCAGGGTTCAGCCCGGATTCAACCCACATAATAATCTCCAGGGACCCCCATTCATCAGTATACGGCGCCCCGGCTGAGAACAGGGGTGTTTTTGCAAGGGTAACCGGCGGGGGAAGAACCATTGAGCGGCTGACAGACCGCGACGTGATAAGGTCAGTGGAACCAGTTGTTGAGAGAAAAAGCATAGTTGAGAGCGCCGCAGTGACAGACCTTGAAACACCACTTGAGGATGGAAACCAGATATTCACCTACGTTAAGGTAAAACCATCCCACGAGTCCCCCCAGTCTGTTGAACACTTCTTCACAATGGTGGAGGAGGGGAAACTGAGGGTCGACTATGAGGCCAACTCATTCATAGGTTTCTACTCCCTTCAGGGGATAAAAAAGGATCCTGAAAAAATAGCAAAGAGAAACAGGGGCACAGTGACCCTTAGGAACACAGGAAGGGGTGCTGGAAGGGTTTACATATACAGGGAGGACAGGGTTTCAACACCATCCCACAACCTCATAGGAAACGTTACAGATGGAATGGAACTGGTGGATATAGCAGGGGAAGGGGACCACATCACGGTGGAGTGCGAACCCGGCAGGATAATGACAGTATCCATGACCCAGAAGGAAGCAGAGGAATACCTTAAAGGATACGGTGTCGAGCAGATACGGGACGGCATAATGGTTGACGATGCAATCGTTGTGGCCCAGGACCCACCCTACACCATGGACATACTCAAGGAGGGAAGGGTCAGAACAGTGGGCATAGAGGCCGATAAAATCCTGGAGGTTGAACTTGACCCTGATGCGCCAAGATCCTCATGGTACTTCCGCAGACTCACAGGCCTCATCGACACACCCATCGGATCCCTCAAGGTACACTTCGCCTTCCCAGGAATGAAGGTGGTGATGTTTGAGGGTGACAGATCCCTGGCAAAGGGCCTTGTACCGGAGAAAACACCTGAAAACTGCGTTAAAAAGGGCAGCATTGGCATAACAAACATGTCAAGGAGACACATAGGTATGGTTGGTGTCAGACTCGAGGACAACGATGAATACGGCCCAACAGGGGAACCATTCAACGGTACCAACATAATAGGCAGAATCATAGAGGGCCTTGAGAATGTTGAAAAATTCAAAGAGGGGGACACAGTCTATGTCCGGGAAAGAAAAAAACCATGA